From the genome of Macadamia integrifolia cultivar HAES 741 unplaced genomic scaffold, SCU_Mint_v3 scaffold848, whole genome shotgun sequence, one region includes:
- the LOC122070188 gene encoding cationic peroxidase 1-like has translation MASYSTYLKLCFTIFFLINYVPASVQLSSTFYSSSCPKALSTIKSAVNSAVSNERRMGASLLRLHFHDCFVNGCDASVLLDDTANFIGEKTAAPNNNSARGFDVVDTIKSKLESICPGVVSCADILAVAARDSVVALGGSSWTVPLGRRDSTTASLTDANTNLPSPFSDLSDLISAFSNKGFTTKEMVALSGSHTIGLAKCALFRTRIYNETNINTKYATSLKKNCPSSGGDDNLSPLDTTSSTVFDSAYYTNLINNKGLLHSDQQLYSGGSGSTDSQVRAYRNNPASFFTDFGNAMIKMGNLSPLTGTSGQIRTNCRIVNSG, from the exons ATGGCTTCCTACTCCACCTACTTGAAGCTATGCTtcaccatcttcttcttgataaaTTATGTTCCGGCCTCTGTGCAGCTATCATCCACTTTCTATTCGAGTTCATGCCCCAAAGCCCTCTCGACCATAAAGTCTGCTGTTAACTCTGCGGTGTCCAATGAGCGCCGGATGGGTGCCTCACTTCTCCGTCTCCATTTCCATGACTGCTTTGTCAAT GGTTGTGATGCGTCTGTACTGTTAGACGATACCGCAAACTTCATAGGAGAGAAGACAGCTGCACCCAATAATAATTCGGCGAGAGGTTTTGACGTGGTCGATACCATCAAGTCCAAACTAGAGAGCATCTGTCCCGGTGTCGTTTCTTGTGCCGACATCTTAGCCGTTGCTGCTCGTGATTCCGTCGTGGCT TTGGGTGGATCCTCATGGACAGTCCCTTTAGGAAGGAGAGATTCAACCACGGCAAGCTTAACTGATGCAAACACCAACCTCCCATCCCCCTTCTCGGATCTTAGTGATCTCATATCTGCCTTCTCAAACAAAGGTTTTACTACCAAGGAAATGGTAGCTCTTTCAG GGTCTCACACAATAGGGCTGGCAAAGTGCGCATTATTCCGAACTCGGATCTACAATGAGACCAACATAAACACGAAGTATGCaacatctttgaagaaaaactGTCCGAGCTCAGGCGGCGATGATAATCTCTCCCCTCTCGACACCACGAGTTCTACGGTCTTCGATTCTGCCTATTATACCAACTTAATCAACAACAAGGGCCTTCTACACTCGGATCAACAGCTCTACAGCGGTGGTAGTGGCTCTACTGATTCTCAAGTCAGGGCCTATAGAAACAATCCTGCATCTTTCTTCACAGATTTTGGGAACGCCATGATAAAGATGGGAAACCTTAGCCCACTAACAGGCACTAGCGGTCAAATTAGGACCAATTGTAGGATAGTTAATTCAGGTTAA
- the LOC122070182 gene encoding uncharacterized protein LOC122070182: protein MKKYENDAKTVNALIGSLVSNELAKVVGCTKSKDIWDKLKSIHEGDDKIKEAKVSAIEKSKDLNTMKLDELHGTLIAYEMRMVKPKPTKKEAAFKTLNKLKINEDSEQKDSDDELITYLARKLKKGGDKYKRKLPLKCFNYDGIGHFASKCPMNDKLSDFEDEDAQESKFKKGKKKFILRKRNLKKKSLISKKCKSSSEESTEEKDESDNEFFETLFMALKDRVQHQTTEESEEEEEQEAQYNLMKNLHSALTNLKVGSSSNVKTKEKRDLDKNCFTTFNHRGTKDHERYARQMQSSFNGYYCGCNNFGHRLVECRRQLKVNFTSGNRYAPLTEESVECYRCYKMGHTAKNYKTILPSQRQSIINLKNNPSREQNQRQKVHIEDKARKPITAANKAIRVKKRYNNKSLFIQTAFKAHSKLSPWILNSGCSTHMTGDKDRFLNLHQVKGGSMKFENNGRAKIEGRGTINLDNSKIKSKKVLYVSGMKHNILNVSQICDKGHDVLFTKDSCMIKKSKNGKTVAQGSRTVESLYVFSEASDEKYIVNQKKTLDNSTDIVDSMRAGGVDE, encoded by the exons ATGAAGAAGTATGAAAATGATGCTAAAACAGTGAATGCTCTTATAGGCTCCCTAGTGAGCAATGAGCTTGCAAAAGTAGTTGGTTGTACAAAATCAAAGGACATCTGGGATAAGTTAAAGAGTATTCATGAGGGAgatgataaaatcaaagaggCAAAG GTTTCTGCCATTGAAAaatctaaagacttgaatacaATGAAATTGGATGAACTACACGGAACTCTAATTGCTTATGAGATGAGGATGGTTAAGCCCAAGCCTACAAAAAAGGAAGCTGCCTTCAAAACCTTGAATAAATTGAAGATTAATGAAGATAGTGAACAAAAAGATTCTGATGATGAGTTAATAACTTACTTGGCTAGGAAACTCAAAAAAGGTGGAGATaaatacaaaagaaaacttcCCTTAAAGTGTTTCAACTATGATGGTATAGGACACTTTGCTTCTAAATGTCCAATGAATGACAAATTGAGTGACTTTGAGGATGAAGATGCTCAAGAAAGCAagttcaagaaaggaaagaagaagttcATTCTTAGAAAaagaaacttaaaaaagaaaagcctAATATCAAAGAAGTGCAAGTCTTCTTCAGAAGAGTCAACAGAGGAGAAAGATGAGTCAGATAATGAGTTCTTTGAGACACTATTTATGGCACTTAAAGATAGAGTGCAACACCAGACTACTGAAGAgtctgaggaagaggaagaacaagaagctcAGTATAACTTAATGAAAAATTTACATTCTGCTTTAACTAATCTCAAG gTTGGATCTTCAAGTAATGTGAAGACTAAAGAAAAGAGGGACTTGGATAAAAATTGTTTCACAACATTCAATCACCGAGGAACCAAGGACCATGAAAGATATGCCAGACAGATGCAGAGCTCCTTCAATGGTTACTACTGTGGGTGTAATAACTTTGGTCACAGATTGGTTGAATGCAGAAGACAGCTCAAAGTGAACTTCACAAGCGGGAACAGATATGCTCCACTAACAGAGGAGAGTGTAGAGTGCTACAGGTGTTACAAGATGGGTCACACTGCTAAAAACTACAAGACAATACTTCCCTCACAAAGGCAATCTATAATAAACCTGAAGAATAATCCTTCAAGAGAGCAAAATCAAAGGCAAAAGGTGCATATTGAAGATAAAGCAAGGAAGCCTATTACAGCAGCAAATAAAGCAATCAGGGTGAAGAAAAGGTACAACAATAAGTCTCTTTTTATACAGACAGCATTCAAAGCACATAGTAAACTGTCACCATGGATACTTAATAGTGGATGCTCCACTCACATGACAGGTGATAAAGATAGATTTTTGAATCTACATCAAGTAAAAGGTGGATCaatgaaatttgaaaataatgGCAGAGCCAAGATTGAAGGTAGAGGTACAATCAACTTGGATAATAGtaaaatcaagtcaaaaaaGGTCTTGTATGTAAGTGGGATGAAACACAATATTCTGAATGTGAGTCAGATATGTGACAAGGGTCATGACGTTCTATTTACCAAAGATAGTTGTATGATCAAGAAgtctaaaaatggaaaaacagtgGCACAGGGGTCAAGAACAGTTGAAAGCTTGTACGTTTTCTCTGAAGCTAGTGATGAAAAGTACATagtaaatcaaaagaaaacatTGGACAACTCCACAGACATAGTAGATAGCATGCGTGCAGGGGGAGTAGATGAGTAA